The DNA region ACTGGTGATCCTCCTCTCCCGCGCCATGGTGGACCTGGTCGCGGCGGGCTCCGAGCGCCTCCGCCGGCCGCACTGGCGCTGGGCCCTCACCGCCGCCGCCCTCATCCCGCTGCTCCTCGTCAACACCGGGTTCTTCGTGAACGCGCGTCTGGAGCCGCGCGAGTTTGACCGGCGCGAGGGCGAGGCCTGGCTGTGGCGCGCGCGTGACGAGGCGCACGACTGGATCCTCTCGCGCACGGCCTCCGCGCTGCGGGAGCACGAGGCGGTGCTCCGCGCCTACGTACAGACCATCCGCGCCGTCTACGACCCGTCCGACACCGCGCTCCTCACCGAGCGGGGCAACCCGCGCTCGTACCCGTGGCTGCGGCACGCGATGTTCTACATGCCGGAGTATGCGATCTACCAGCTCTACCTGCGCGCCGACCCGCCCGGCTTCTACGCCCCCCAGTCGGCGGCGACCATGGTGCTCACGCCGGGCACCGCCATCACGGTGCCCCGGCGCGTGCGCCAGCTCGTCTGGTTCGTGGACCACTGGGATCCCGCACTGCCGCGCCCGAAGGGGTTACTCGAGATCGAGCTCCCGTACGGACGCTTCCTCTACGTGCTGCCGTTGGGCAAGACGCCCGTCGAGCACGCCGGCTACACGTTCGCCCGCGCCGCGCGGTGAGGGGACTGCTCCCCGCCGGGGCCTTTCTCCTGGGCCTCGGCGTGTTCCTGCTGGGCGAGCATCAGCTCGCCGGCGTGGCCGGCTTTCCCCTGGACGATTCCTGGATTCACTTCCAGTTCGCGCGCAATCTCGCCGAGGGCCACGGCTTCTCCTACAACCCCGGCGTGCCGGTGGCGGGCTCGACCGCGCCCTTGTGGACGCTGACCCTCGGGGCGCTCTTTGCGGTGACGGGCAGCCATCCGCTGCTCGCCAAGCTGCTCGGGGCCGCCGCCTCGCTGGGCGCCGCGCTCCTCACCGGGCGTCTGGCGCGATCCTGGTCGGGCGACCCCGCCGCCGCCCTCCTCGCCGCCTCGCTCGCCGCGCTCTCGGCGCCCTTGCTCTGGGGCGCGCTGTCCGGCATGGAGGTATCGCTGGCGGCGCTCCTCGTGGCCGCGGGCCTGCTCGCGCACACGCGCGGCCGCGAGCTGGCCGCAGCGGTGCTGCTCGCGCTGGCCGTGCTCGCTCGGCCGGAGGCGATCCTCGTCCTCGGCCTCACCTGGGCGGCAGGCCCGCTTGCGCCCGGCCGCACGGCGCGCTACGCGCTCGCCGGCGTGGTCATCATCGGGCCCTGGGTCGCCTTCAATCTCGTCACGGGCGGCACCCCGCTGCCCGCTACCGCGGCGGCGAAGATCGAGGGTGGCCTCGCCGGCTTCCTCGCCGGTGCACGCGAGCCGGCGGCCCGGATCTTCTTCGCGCGCCCGTGGGACTTCTCGAAAGAGTGGGCCCGCTGGCTGTGGGACGTGAACGGGCTGCTTCCGTTCCTCATCGTGATAGGGCTCGGTCTCCTCTGGTCGCGCGGGGGGCGCCGGCTCGGCCTGCCCGCGACGGCGCTGCTCCTCCAGCCTCTCGCGATGGCGCTGCTCGCGCCCTATCGGGGCCCCGCCTTCCAGGAGGGGCGCTACGTGATACACCTCATCCCGCTGGCCTTCGCGACGGCGATGCTGCCCGTGGCGGCGCTCGGCCGCGCGCGCGAGATCGCCGGCCTGGCGCACCTTCGCCGCCTCCTTGCGGCGGGCCTCGCGGCGGCCGCGCTGGTGTCCCTCTGGCCCGCGGCCACGCGCTACGGCTGGGCGGTACAGAACATCGAGGCCATGCAGGTGCGTTTGGCTCGGTGGGTGAACGCGCACGCGCCCCTCGACGCGAGGCTCGCGCTCAACGACGTCGGCGCCATCGGCTACCTCTCGCAGCGCCCGGTCATCGATGTCATGGGCCTGGTGACGCCGGCGATCCTGCCCTACAAGAAGGAAGGGGAGGACGGCGTGTTGCGCTATCTCGAGCGCGCCTGCCCGGACTACCTGATCGTGTTCCCCGCGTGGTTCCCGCGCCTGACCGCCATGGGCGATCGCTTCACGCCGGTCGAGCGGGTGCGGCTGACCCGCAACACGGTGGCGGGCGCCGAGGAGATGGTGGTCTACGAGACCGTGTGGAGCCGGGCCCACCCCGGCGCCCGCCCGTGCCCTCGATGACCCCCCGTCCTCGCGGCAAAGGGCCCGTCCGTGTTACCTTTGAGGGCCATGACGCCGGGAAATCGGGCATGAAGCGGCTCACCAGCACCACCGCGCTCGCGCTCCTGGGGGCGCTCGCGGCCGGAGAGGCCTCCGCCCAGACCTACCGGTGGACGGACGAGCGGGGGCAAGTCAACTACAGCCAGGGGATCGACAGCATTCCCGAGCGCTTCCGGCCCACCGCGCAGTACTTGAGCTCGCCGCCCGTGGCCCCCGTGCCCGCGGTCACCGTGCCCGGCGCCCGGCCCCCCACACCGACAGCGGTCGGCGCGGCGCAGATCCGATTCGTTCCAGGGCAGCCCATCGTCGTGAACGCGCGCATCAACGAGACGGGGAGCGTGCGGCTGCTCCTCGACACCGGCGCGTCCGTCACCACGATCAGCCCGCGCGTGCTCGCCCAGCTGGGCGTCTCCAGCCGCGAAGCGCTCCGGGGCTCCATCCGCGGCGTCACCGGCACCGCCAGCGCGCTCTTCGTGATGGTCAACTCCATCGACGTCAACGGCGCCAAGGCGGGCCCCATCCGCGTGGTCTCCCACGACGTGGAGCTGGGCCAGGGTGAGGGGCTGCTCGGCCGCGACTATCTCGACCGCTTCATCGTCAACATCGACAACCAGCTCGGCATCCTCACGCTCACGCCGCGGTAGCCGGCCGCGGCGGAAGGGCTCGCATGGATTACAAGGACACGCTCAACCTTCCGAAGACGTCTTTTCCCATGAAGGCCAATCTCTCCACGCTCGAGCCCGAGCTGCTCGCGCGCTGGAAGAGCATGGACATCTATGGAAGGATCCGGAAGGCCGCCGCCGCCCGCCCGCTGTGGATCTTTCACGACGGACCGCCCTACGCGAACGGGCACATCCACATGGGGACGGCGCTGAACAAGATCCTCAAGGATCTCGCGGTGAAGGCCCACAGCATGCTGGGCTACAACGCCATGTTCGTCCCCGGTTGGGACTGCCACGGGTTGCCCATCGAGCACGGCGTGGACAAGGCGCTGGGCCTCGACGACGCCTCGGGCGTGGACGTGCGCAAGGCCATGGACCCGGTGGAGAAGATCCGCCGTTGCCGCGAGTACGCGCTTGAATTCCTCGACATTCAACGGGAGGAATTCAAGCGCCTGGGCGTGTTCGCGGACTGGGACAATCGCTACGCGACGCTCGATCCCGAGTACGAGGCGGTGATCGTCCGCGAGTTCGGGCGCTTCGTGGGGCAGGGCGCCGTCTACAAGGGCCTCAAGCCCGTGCACTGGTGCATGCACTGCAAGACCGCGCTCGCCCAGGCCGAGGTGGAGTACGAGGACGAGACGTCGACCACGGTGTACGTGAAGTTCCCAGTGGCCGCCCCCAGCCGGGGGCTCGCGGAGGCGCTGGGCGGCCGGAAGTCGTCCTTCGTCATCTGGACCACGACGCCCTGGACGCTGCCCGCCAATCTCGCCCTCGCCGTGCACCCCACCGAGACCTACACCGCGCTCGAGGTCGACGGCGAGTGGCTCATCGTCGCGCGCCCGCTGGCCGTGGCGGTGGCCAACCTGGCCGGCGTGGCTGGGCGGGCCCGCGGCACCAGTCTCGCGCTGCCGGGCGCGGCGCTGGTGGGCACGCAGGCCCGCCATCCGTGGATCGCGCGCGATTCCGTGGTGATCGGCGAGGACTTCGTGGCGATGGACGCGGGGACGGGGCTGGTCCACATCGCGCCCGGCCACGGTGAGGAGGACTACGAGGCGGGTCGACGGGCGGGACTCAAGATCTACAACCCGGTGGACGACGACGGGAAGTTCACCGCCGAGGTGGAGCACTTCGCCGGCCAGACGGTGTGGGAGGCGAACCCCAGGATCATCGACCTACTTCGCGAGCGCGGGGCATTGCTCGCCGAGATGCCGGTGAGCCATACCTATCCGCATTGCTGGCGCTGCAAGAACCCCACGCTGTTCCGCGCCACCGAGCAGTGGTTCCTCTCGCTGGACAAGACGGGGCTACGCCAGAAGGCGCTGGACGCCATCCGCAACGACGTCCGGTGGATCCCCGAGTGGGGGGAGTCGCGCATCTACAACATGGTGGCCCACCGGCCCGACTGGGTGCTCTCGCGCCAGCGTGTGTGGGGCGTGCCGATCGTCGCCTTCTACTGCAAGAAGTGCGGCGAGCTCCTCTTGGAAGAGCGCGTCGCCGAGCACGTGGCAGGGATCTTCCGCGCCGGACGCGGCATCGAGGAGTGGTATCTGCGCTCCGAGCGCGAGCTGTTGCCGCCGGGCACTCGCTGCGCCTCCTGCGGCGGCGACGACTTCCGGCGCGAGACGGACATCCTGGATGTGTGGGTGGACTCGGGCTGCAGCCACGCCGCCGTGCTGGAGGCGCGCCCGGACCTCCGCTGGCCCGCCGATCTCTACCTCGAGGGCTCCGACCAGCACCGCGGCTGGTTCCACTCCTCGCTGCTGGAGGCGATCGGGACGCGTGGAGCGCCGCCCTACCGGACCGTGCTCACCCACGGTTTCCTCGTGGACGGCGAGGGCCGCAAGATGTCGAAGTCCCTCGGCAACTACCTCACGCAGGAGGAAGTCCTGCCCAAGTACGGCGCCGAGGTGATCCGTCTCTGGGTGGCCGCCGAGGACTACACCGAGGACATCCGCCTCTCCGAGGAGATCCTGCGCCATCTCGCCGACGCCTACCGGCGCATCCGCAACACCTGGCGCTTCCTCCTCGGCACCCTCGCGGACTTCGATCCCGACCGTGACCGGGTGTCCTACGATCAGATGGACGAGCTGGACCGCTGGGCGCTGCTGCGGCTGGGGGAGCTGATCACGCGGGTCCGGCGCGCCTACGAGGAGTACCAGTTCCACGTGGTGTTCCACGCCACGCACAACTTCTGCGCGGTGGACCTCTCGGCGCTCTACCTCGACATCATCAAGGACCGCCTTTACGCCTCCGCGCCGAACGATCCGCGCCGGCGCGCCGCGCAGACCGTCTGCTTCGAGATGCTGACCGCCCTCGCGCGTCTCCTCGCCCCCGTGCTGACCTTCACCGCCGAGGAGGTCTGGGGGCACATTCCCGGGGCGGGGAAGCCCGACAGCGTGCACGTCACGACGTTCCCCGAGGAGCGCGGCGAGTGGGCCAACGAGCGGCTGGCCGCCGAGTGGGACCGCTTGCTCGAGGTGCGGGGCGAGGTGTCGCGGGCGCTGGAGGCCGCGCGCAAGGCCGGCAAGATCGGCAAGGGGATCGATGCCCTCGTGTTCGTGACGAACGCGCCGGAGGAGCAGTGGCGCCCGCTCCTCACCGCCAAGGGCGAGACGCTGCTCGCCACGCTCTTCAACGTGTCCGGCGTACGCCTCGCCGGCGCCCCGCCCGCCGGCCAGGCCACCGCCTTCGAGAGCGCGGAGATCCCCGGCCTCGCGCTCGCGGTGGTGCCCGCGAAGGCGCTGGGCTGGAAGAAGTGCGAGCGCTGCTGGCTCTGGACGGCCCGCGTCGGCGAGGATGCCGACCACCCCACGCTGTGCGAGCGCTGCGCGCCGGTGGTTCGAAGCCTGCGATAGATGCGGTCGATCTCCCTCCTGGCCGCGGCGATCCTCGTCGCCGACCAGATCACGAAGTGGTGGGCGCTGCACGGCCTCCGCTTCGGCGAGGCGGTGCCGGTGATCCCGGGCGTCTTCTCCCTCACGCTCGTCATGAATCCCGGCCTTGCCTTCGGCATGCTCGGCGGGGTGCCTGAGGGCTTCCGCTGGATGGTGGGGCTCCTGTCCATCGGGGCGGTGGTGCTCCTCGCCGTGATCGCCGCGCGGCTCCTACCCACCGGCGGGGCGTGGACACGCCTCGCGCTCGGCCTGATCTTCGGGGGCGCCGCCGGCAACCTGATCGACCGGCTCCGCTTCGGTGCCGTGGTCGACTACCTCGACTTCTACTGGGGTGCCTACCACTGGCCGGCCTTCAACGTGGCGGACTCCGCCATCACCGTCGGCGTGACCATTCTCGCCTTCCGGATGCTGGTGGACTCGCCCAAGGCCGGATGAGGCTGGACGCCACCGTCGCGCCCGATGAGGCCGGGACGCGGCTCGACCGCTGGCTCGCCGCGCGCCTGCCCGACATCTCCCGCACGCGCCTCAAGGGCTTGGT from Candidatus Methylomirabilota bacterium includes:
- a CDS encoding aspartyl protease family protein, which produces MKRLTSTTALALLGALAAGEASAQTYRWTDERGQVNYSQGIDSIPERFRPTAQYLSSPPVAPVPAVTVPGARPPTPTAVGAAQIRFVPGQPIVVNARINETGSVRLLLDTGASVTTISPRVLAQLGVSSREALRGSIRGVTGTASALFVMVNSIDVNGAKAGPIRVVSHDVELGQGEGLLGRDYLDRFIVNIDNQLGILTLTPR
- the ileS gene encoding isoleucine--tRNA ligase, giving the protein MDYKDTLNLPKTSFPMKANLSTLEPELLARWKSMDIYGRIRKAAAARPLWIFHDGPPYANGHIHMGTALNKILKDLAVKAHSMLGYNAMFVPGWDCHGLPIEHGVDKALGLDDASGVDVRKAMDPVEKIRRCREYALEFLDIQREEFKRLGVFADWDNRYATLDPEYEAVIVREFGRFVGQGAVYKGLKPVHWCMHCKTALAQAEVEYEDETSTTVYVKFPVAAPSRGLAEALGGRKSSFVIWTTTPWTLPANLALAVHPTETYTALEVDGEWLIVARPLAVAVANLAGVAGRARGTSLALPGAALVGTQARHPWIARDSVVIGEDFVAMDAGTGLVHIAPGHGEEDYEAGRRAGLKIYNPVDDDGKFTAEVEHFAGQTVWEANPRIIDLLRERGALLAEMPVSHTYPHCWRCKNPTLFRATEQWFLSLDKTGLRQKALDAIRNDVRWIPEWGESRIYNMVAHRPDWVLSRQRVWGVPIVAFYCKKCGELLLEERVAEHVAGIFRAGRGIEEWYLRSERELLPPGTRCASCGGDDFRRETDILDVWVDSGCSHAAVLEARPDLRWPADLYLEGSDQHRGWFHSSLLEAIGTRGAPPYRTVLTHGFLVDGEGRKMSKSLGNYLTQEEVLPKYGAEVIRLWVAAEDYTEDIRLSEEILRHLADAYRRIRNTWRFLLGTLADFDPDRDRVSYDQMDELDRWALLRLGELITRVRRAYEEYQFHVVFHATHNFCAVDLSALYLDIIKDRLYASAPNDPRRRAAQTVCFEMLTALARLLAPVLTFTAEEVWGHIPGAGKPDSVHVTTFPEERGEWANERLAAEWDRLLEVRGEVSRALEAARKAGKIGKGIDALVFVTNAPEEQWRPLLTAKGETLLATLFNVSGVRLAGAPPAGQATAFESAEIPGLALAVVPAKALGWKKCERCWLWTARVGEDADHPTLCERCAPVVRSLR
- the lspA gene encoding signal peptidase II, whose translation is MRSISLLAAAILVADQITKWWALHGLRFGEAVPVIPGVFSLTLVMNPGLAFGMLGGVPEGFRWMVGLLSIGAVVLLAVIAARLLPTGGAWTRLALGLIFGGAAGNLIDRLRFGAVVDYLDFYWGAYHWPAFNVADSAITVGVTILAFRMLVDSPKAG